One Ammospiza nelsoni isolate bAmmNel1 unplaced genomic scaffold, bAmmNel1.pri scaffold_55, whole genome shotgun sequence DNA window includes the following coding sequences:
- the LOC132087235 gene encoding serine/threonine-protein kinase PAK 3-like has protein sequence MKQTPSPKKLGKPPNPEHLHLAWNGVEAALNAQMTEARAVSPLAPAAPGEEAKEEQNEVDDNNPPTLFSPPYSRPMTEARAVSPLAPAAPGEEAKEEQNEVDDNNPPTLFSPPYSRPNAIANKVDDFSLEEVAVGMRRNKVIGIREAPSLGFCDVMAKGTHAASSQGSLSVEARSSSSGSYFISLKEETEKKHLEMLERMVNQENPFRIYTEMEHIGSGGFGQVVRALNNATGGEVAIKKIHLQGLRTKELTVNEIMIMKKCRSPSVVNYLDSYLLGEELWLVMEYMDGGTLSDVIRKTFLSEDHIAAISRECLQGLDFLHSNNVIHRDVKSDNILLRTDGSVKLTDFGLSTQLNSEQSRPCLVAGTPWWMAPEVATGQPYGPKVDIWSFGIVGIEMLEKEPPYWDQSHASARRLIAKVGTPKLQHPKLLSALLRDFLSCCLQRDEEQRWSAKELLQHPFVRYAEPASSLVPLIVAVKRKETKM, from the exons ATGACAGAAGCAAGAGccgtctctcccctggctcccgctgctcctggagaagaagccaaagAGGAGCAAAATGAGGTGGATGACAACAACCCTCCAACGTTGTTCTCACCGCCCTATTCCCGAcct ATGACAGAAGCAAGAGccgtctctcccctggctcccgctgctcctggagaagaagccaaagAGGAGCAAAATGAGGTGGATGACAACAACCCTCCAACGTTGTTCTCACCGCCCTATTCCCGAcct AATGCCATTGCTAACAAAGTTGATGATTTCTCCTTAGAAGAGGTGGCGGTGGGTATGAGGAGAAACAAGGTTATAGGCATCAG ggaagctccatctctgggctTCTGCGATGTCATGGCCAAGGGCACACATG CAGCATCATCCCAAGGAAGCCTTTCTGTCGAAGCTCGGAGCTCAAGCTCGGGCAGTTACTTCATCTCCCTGAAAGAGGAGACTGAGAAGAAGCACCTGGAGATGCTGG agAGAATGGTGAACCAGGAAAATCCCTTTAGGATATACACCGAAATGGAACACATTGGCAGCGG ggGTTTTGGACAAGTGGTCAGAGCACTCAACaatgccacaggaggagag gtggccataaagaaaatacatcTTCAAGGACTGAGAACGAAGGAACTAACTGTTAATGAAATCATGATCATGAAGAAGTGTAGGAGTCCCAgtgttgtgaattatttagacag ctaccttctggGTGAGGAACTCTGGCTGGTAATggagtacatggatggaggcaCCCTGAGTGATGTCATCCGCAAGACCTTCCTGTCTGAAGACCACATtgcagccatcagtcgggag tgcctgcaaggactggattttcttcattcaaacaatgtgatccatcgagatgtgaagagtgacaacatccttctcagaaccgatGGCTCTGTCAAGCTGA ctgattttggcctctctactcagctcaactctgagcagagcagaccgTGCTTGGTAgccgggactccttggtggatggcgcctgaagtggcgacaggtcaaccatatggccccaaagtggacatatggtcttttggaattgtggggATTGAAATGTTAGAAAAAGAACCTCCTTACTGGGACCAAAGTCATGCCTCG gctcgACGCCTGATAGCCAAAGTAgggaccccaaaactgcagcatCCCAAGCTCCTCTCAGCTttgctgcgtgacttcctgagctgctgcctgcagagagatgaggagcagcgctggtctgccaaggagctcctgcag catccatttgtaagaTATGCTGAGCCTGcgtccagcctggtgccacTGATTGTTGCAGTGAAGAGGAAGGAGACAAAAATGTGA